Proteins from a genomic interval of Thamnophis elegans isolate rThaEle1 chromosome 2, rThaEle1.pri, whole genome shotgun sequence:
- the LOC116505060 gene encoding chromobox protein homolog 2-like yields the protein MEELSSVGEQVFAAECILSKRLRKGKLEYLVKWRGWSSKHNSWEPEENILDPRLLLAFQKKEHEKEVQNRKRGKRPRGRPRKNVEPEAPSKSKSSSSSSSTSSSTSSSEEEDESDLETKRNQRNRESHPVPQKKAQILVAKPENKDSARKKRGRKPLPTEQKTTKRTVNLTKVLKTNRKELGGGGGSKLASKMQPQHNAQSSGIAMLKSHMKEAQGAFGGFCSGASSNDNLSSLVKNTTIGSPNCGISWQSSIVHYMSRMSQNQSSADASAVGRLTLKSAMSCKNSLGLDLKLKNQKGSGNLELTVQGSKVTKRPSGNFLGEQKTGNLHNGNKVPSGSPSSQPSCNQELNLQALNLQSVKNGPNSASSSHVSYHGCGAVGKGSGSSLATKTSASKGSGPGSGQNIANTGATSTDADPCKGEKPAQRAAISERDVATKSNATCAQEGCPTKDKTSGMSEGSTGEEETSSDSDRDSASFPGADQNTSVSIQTSQDWKPTRNLIEHVFVTDVTANLITVTVKESPTSVGFFNLRHY from the exons ATGGAGGAGCTGAGCAGCGTGGGAGAACAAGTCTTCGCCGCCGAGTGCATCCTCAGCAAGCGGCTTCGCAAG GGCAAGCTGGAGTATTTGGTGAAGTGGAGAGGCTGGTCTTCCAA GCACAACAGCTGGGAACCTGAAGAGAATATTCTTGATCCAAGACTccttttggccttccagaagaa GGAACATGAGAAAGAGGTACAAAATCGGAAAAGAGGCAAACGACCGAGAGGCAGACCAAGAAAAAATGTT GAACCTGAAGCACCCTCCAAGAGCAAATCcagcagctcttcctcctctACCTCCTCTTCAACTTCCTCTTCTGAGGAAGAGGATGAAAGTGACCTTGAGACAAAGAGAAATCAGCGGAACAGGGAGAGTCACCCAGTGCCTCAAAAGAAAGCTCAGATTTTAGTTGCTAAACCTGAAAACAAGGACTCGGCCAGGAAGAAACGTGGGCGGAAGCCACTGCCTACAGAGCAGAAGACAACCAAGAGGACAGTCAACCTTACCAAGGTGCTTAAAACAAATAGAAAGGagttgggagggggaggggggtccAAATTGGCAAGCAAGATGCAGCCACAACACAATGCTCAAAGTTCTGGCATTGCCATGCTTAAATCCCACATGAAGGAAGCACAAGGTGCCTTCGGTGGCTTTTGTTCTGGAGCATCCTCCAATGATAACCTCTCCAGCCTAGTGAAGAATACTACCATTGGAAGCCCAAATTGTGGTATCAGCTGGCAAAGCTCCATTGTCCATTATATGAGTAGGATGTCACAGAACCAGAGCTCCGCAGATGCCTCTGCAGTGGGACGACTGACTCTGAAGTCAGCTATGTCCTGCAAGAACAGTCTAGGTTTGGATTTAAAACTAAAAAACCAGAAAGGTTCTGGAAACCTGGAATTGACTGTGCAAGGATCCAAAGTGACCAAGAGACCGAGTGGCAATTTCTTGGGGGAACAAAAGACAGGAAACTTGCACAATGGGAACAAAGTTCcttctggctctcccagcagccAGCCATCTTGCAACCAAGAGCTCAACCTTCAAGCTTTAAACCTGCAAAGTGTGAAGAATGGGCCAAACTCCGCCAGCAGTAGCCATGTCTCTTACCATGGCTGCGGGGCAGTTGGCAAAGGCAGTGGCAGCAGTTTAGCAACAAAGACAAGCGCATCCAAGGGCAGCGGACCTGGGAGTGGCCAGAACATCGCCAACACAGGGGCAACGTCAACAGATGCAGATCCTTGCAAAGGTGAGAAACCAGCACAAAGAGCAGCCATTAGTGAGAGAGATGTAGCTACCAAGAGTAATGCCACCTGTGCCCAGGAGGGATGCCCCACAAAAGACAAGACTTCAGGCATGTCAGAAGGGAGCACCGGAGAGGAGGAGACTAGTTCTGATTCTGACAGAGATTCTGCTTCTTTTCCTGGAGCAGACCAGAATACGTCTGTTTCCATCCAGACTAGCCAAGACTGGAAACCTACCCGGAATCTTATTGAACATGTTTTTGTCACAGATGTGACAGCTAATTTGATCACAGTAACTGTTAAAGAATCTCCGACAAGTGTGGGCTTTTTTAACCTAAGACATTATTGA